CTCACCCTTATATTACTTTGACAACTTCTGCACTTAGAAGTCAATAACATTAGCTGATCATGGTGCTTATAAGATGGGCCATTTTTGTTGAGTCACGCTCACTTTGAGTTACCTCATGAGCTATGTTCATCAAGTGGGCATGTCTTCGGGTAGCACAagcggtgctcatcagatgggtcaTTCTTGGTGAGCCGTGCTATATATTTGTAATATGTATCGTTATATTAAAAtatgataatattttataataacattctatttataattataatatttataggaataaattattatgacattaatatttataatttttttaaaacgtTGAAGAGTATTGAGACTTGGACAAACAAATTTACCCTTGTATATGAAAGGAAGTCGTGCAGGTTTTCTTACTATTCCCTTACCCGTCTTGCCGGTGGTCATGGGccaacatttaaaaaaaaaaaaaaatttatttgtttgttCAACTATTATTTTTGCGCTTTTGAAAAATACCAAATCCTAAATGGCCAGTCGTTtagagttttttcctttttttgattttatttgatattaaaatatataataaaggTTTTGGTGGAAACTTTATTTTCCACTTTGATGCCTCCTAAAACTCACTGGACCGTCCAAAAAGTTTTACATGATGAACGAGAGAAAGAAAAAAGTAATTGGATAAAACTCGCTGAATGGTCCAACAAGTTTTGCATGGTGGACGAGAGAGGCAAGGTGAAAAAAGGTGATTGGATGTGGGAGACATGAcacttttgtatatatataaataaaatataatataaaatgatattattttttttaaaaaaaatgtacacaaaattaaatttaaatactaaaatttatACTTGTAAACACTATATTAATTTTTtagtagaaattttaaaatttgaatttcgtgttatataaaattgtattgaaactTATTCAAATTTACACaactttaaattcaaaattcaaaattcaaaatttatattgCTAAATATAGgtaaacatataaaaaaaaatttaaaaattggaatctcaaaattataaatattgtatTAGGATAAAAGATATTGACCTTttcttagattttaaatttttcctAAATCTCTTTTGAGatcttgaaaatcttaaaaacttATGTACATATTAAGTCTTGAAACTTTATAactctaaaaaaaatttattttatttttagtaaatataaaataaaatatttgtctttttgacaaattttgtaaGGTCTGTAAAAtttgtaaattttcaaaaatgattttaatgatttttaaaatctaaaaaaattatacttttttttgttaaatttcaAAAGAGGTCTACCACTTTTACTCTTGAAGAGAAATCAGTATCCTTAGCCtaatacaatatttataataaCCATCATTTCCAAGCAATTCTATATACTTTCACCCCTGTGAGCATTCTCTAATCTTTCAAACCCTTAACacctttgaaaatttgaaaaattgaaaaataagatataattttttgtaattatttgaaaatttacaaATTTTCCAGAcctcacaaaatttatcaaaaagataacatttcattttatatttactaaaaaaataaaatctttgagaGTTACAAGAGTTTCAAAACTTGAAAAAATTGTGTTActactataaaataaataaaaatgtgaaacattttatgggtttataataaaaaatagataagAAATAATTATTCCTAAATTATATTATGAAGAtattgataattttttaaattttatattaaataaaataattaaaaatatataacaaatagCAATTTCCTTTATTTTAAAGTATAATCTATATTTTACCTTATTTCATTGAATAACTATTCAGTCAAATCAAAGTGTGATCTTAAATTATTTCTTAAATGTTTACGCCAGAATTCCATAATCAGTTTGTATAATGCATTGGCATTGTTAGCCATAATTTTTGAATTCatttctttaatatatatatatatatatatatatataagaaatgaatTCAAATGGGTATAAACGGTGAGAACCATGTGAGGCTACCAagtaataaattatataatttttattttcccaGCATCTTTAAGCCTGGAAAAGTTACTTGAAAAGAATAATAGATCCATTCCATTTATAGAAACCTGTACCCGCATGCATGATGAGCACATGGAGGAAGGAAAAGTATAGGCGTAGGAGTAAGACAAGACGCATTTCTCAGTCTCTGAATGTAGAGTGGTTGGCCTCCTCAGCTCATCTCCTCTATTCCTTCGtcacccccacccccccaccGAGTTTGGAAATTTCGTAACGAACTCACGGGTGTGGACCCTATTGCACGCCCTCTCCCATTTAAGTTGGGGGCATTATAAATATGAGAACCCTGCTAGCTTCCCCTCCTCATCATCCAGATTTCTCAATCAGTAATAACCCAAAGATGAAGACTCCCTGTCAAAGCTCTTCActgctttctctctcttttctttttctcttcttttcatcAATTGCATGGGCAGTTTCTGCCTCTGGGCATGACAACTTCCTGCAATGCCTTTCCCTGCGTTCCAACGATTCCGACTCCATCTCCAAAGTCATTTACACCCCGGCCAATTCCTCCTTTTTACCTATAGTACTGCAGTCGATTCATAATCTGCGTTTCTCGACACCCACTACGCCAAAACCTTCAGTCATCATAACACCCCTGCATGAATCTCACATTCAAGCTACCATCATCTGCTCCAAAGAGCATGGCTTGCAGATTAGGACTCGGAGTGGTGGCCACGACTATGAAGGTCTTTCCTATGTTGCACACGTTCCGTTTGTGATCATCGATCTCATCAACCTTCGATCTGTAAGTGTAGATGTTGAGAACAAAACTGCATGGGTTCAAGCAGGTGCAACATTAGGCGAAGTTTATTATACAGTTGCCCAAAAAAGTCAAACTCTAGGCTTTCCTGCTGGTTATTGCCCTACAGTAGGTGTTGGTGGCCACATCAGTGGAGGAGGCTATGGCATGATGATTCGAAAATACGGCTTGGCAGCTGATCATGTGATTGATGCTCGCATTGTAGTTGCCGATGGCAAAGTTTTTGATAGAAAATCTATGGGGGAGGACTTGTTTTGGGCCATTAGAGGAGGTGGAGGTGCTAGCTACGGAGTCATCGTGGCCTGGAAGATAGAGTTGGTTCAAGTCCCACCAACAGTGACCGTTTTCAATGTCACTAGAGACACAAGCCAAAACGCAATAAACTTGGTTCATCGGTGGCAATATGTTGCAGATAAAATTGATAGAGATCTATTCATCATGCCTGTAATAACGACTACCAATAGCGCTAGCCAGCAAGGCACACGAACTATACAAGTTTCATTCCTTTCCTTGTTTCTTGGGAAGACCAATGAACTTGTCTCGCTAATGCGTGACAATTTCCCAGAGCTAGGTTTGGCAAAGAAAGATTGTATTGAAATGAGTTGGATAGAATCCATCCTCTATTTTGCAGAATTTCCCAAGGGCAGTCCTCTTGAGGATATGCTGAATAAGACAAATGATCCATGGATAGGGTCCGCTAAGGCGAAATCAGACTACGTCAAAAAGCCGATTTCCAAGCTTTTGTGGGAAAAGATATGGGGAAAGATTCATGAGGAGGACGGCAAGACAACACAAATAGCCTTGGTTCCTTATGGTGGAAGAATGAGTGATATTTCAGAATCTGCACTTCCTTTTCCGCATAGAGTTGGCTACATATACAAAATCTTTTATAGAGTGACTTGGGATCAAGATGAGGAAAATACAACAGCCACACGGTATGTTGAATGGTTCAGGAGGCTTTACAAGTACATGGCTCCCCATGTTTCAAAATCTCCAAGAGGTGCATATCTCAACTATAGAGACCTTGACTTGGGCACGAACAACAAATTTGGCAACACAAGCTATAAAAGGGCGAGCATTTGGGggagaaaatatttcaacaaaaatTTTAACAGATTGGTGCATGTGAAGACCATGTTGGATCCTGCAAATTTCTTCCGAAATGAGCAGAGCATTCCATCCATTTCAACTTAAATGAAGAACCTAATGTGCATGCTAGCAAACCAGCTAGCTGGATGTTATTTACCCAAAGATTAAATAAAAAGCTCCATGAGCTTTAATTgttatgaaattttaatttcttattgTAGGCTTACATAATTAAAAGCAATAATGTTACTGGGCTATTTTAACATATATTGGGTATACGCTTTGTAATGTGTAGAAACCCAGTACTAAGTTAATTTAGGACTAATGAGCTTCTAAAATAACCTAATATATAAAGAAAACCTAATAGGACTATGGTCCCTAAGTCAAATCAGAAATAGTTTCACGTTCTTTCTTTTCCTCATCTGAAGAGAGGaacacaagtgagatactttaaGGATTTGACTGTGGAAGATTAAAACTTTCCCTTAAAGATTGTTGGAGAATCAAATAAAACATATCTATGGATCCAGGTATATATTTATTCtgaatttagttttcttaattaaatAACATGATAATCTTAgattattaaattttatgaattaaagTTATTTCTAACATTAATAAGTATATATGTGTGGATTATTTTACGATTCATTGAAATTGTACAATAAATGATTGAATAATAATTTTATGCCCATGTAATAAGTGCATCTATGTAGCTTTAATGAGTTCCATGGGATCCTGTGTAGTgatcgtaaaaaaaaaaattttataaaattaattaattaataattattaattaaataatataatataatataataatgtaagGAAACCTTCCTGAGGTTTCCTGAAGGATTGAAATCAAATTGATTTCATGAGTCCTCCCCCCACGCCGCATGGaaactgtctctctctctctctctctctctctctctctctctctctctctctctctctctctctctaaatttctccTTCGTTTTTCAATCGAATCGAAAACGTACATCACATCCGGGTCCTAGTTCCGCTCCTCAACACTTTAATCAGAATGGATTCATTGTTTGGACACCATAGGCAGCCCtctagggttaaggtaaggggaatagattatgtcaggttttatattaaaaagatattcccgattaaatttgagtacatgaatttaattagatttgtgttatttaaaatatgccctatttaaattgagtatgtgaaattaattatatctatattctgattttattttaaaaatatgcttgtgttaaattaaactgcagggatttgaatatatcatatttttgggaatattttgaaattaaattaaactgtagggatttggtTATATCATATTTtcgggaatattttggaattaagttaaactgcagggatttggttatattagattttttttgaaatattttggaattaaattaaactgcaaagatttgattatatcagatttttgggaatattttggaattaagttaaactgtaagGATTTgaatatatcatattttttagaataatttggaattaaattaaattgtagggatttgagtATATCGAGTTTTCTTGAactataatggaattaaattaaataggtgaaattaatttGGAATAATTtcgaattaaattaaattgtaggaATTTGAGTATATCGAGTTTTCTTGAactataatggaattaaattaaataggtgaaattaatcatacccttattttcagtaaaatatatttttcccgaactgttattatattatgatttatcagtcaaatcgTATGACATGAggataattattattgtatgattaaacGTAATGATTTTTATatagttatgaaatgacagttcaaactactttatgccaagtttagacgACTTTATGGCGAGTTCATACGGCTTATgccgagttatgaaatgacaattttatacagagatatgatatgatagattttatACAGAGTTGTGAACATGCCaggttttatacagatttatgaaaatgagatcatgttaca
This window of the Malania oleifera isolate guangnan ecotype guangnan chromosome 6, ASM2987363v1, whole genome shotgun sequence genome carries:
- the LOC131158590 gene encoding berberine bridge enzyme-like 18; amino-acid sequence: MRTLLASPPHHPDFSISNNPKMKTPCQSSSLLSLSFLFLFFSSIAWAVSASGHDNFLQCLSLRSNDSDSISKVIYTPANSSFLPIVLQSIHNLRFSTPTTPKPSVIITPLHESHIQATIICSKEHGLQIRTRSGGHDYEGLSYVAHVPFVIIDLINLRSVSVDVENKTAWVQAGATLGEVYYTVAQKSQTLGFPAGYCPTVGVGGHISGGGYGMMIRKYGLAADHVIDARIVVADGKVFDRKSMGEDLFWAIRGGGGASYGVIVAWKIELVQVPPTVTVFNVTRDTSQNAINLVHRWQYVADKIDRDLFIMPVITTTNSASQQGTRTIQVSFLSLFLGKTNELVSLMRDNFPELGLAKKDCIEMSWIESILYFAEFPKGSPLEDMLNKTNDPWIGSAKAKSDYVKKPISKLLWEKIWGKIHEEDGKTTQIALVPYGGRMSDISESALPFPHRVGYIYKIFYRVTWDQDEENTTATRYVEWFRRLYKYMAPHVSKSPRGAYLNYRDLDLGTNNKFGNTSYKRASIWGRKYFNKNFNRLVHVKTMLDPANFFRNEQSIPSIST